One window from the genome of Jiangella alba encodes:
- a CDS encoding maltokinase N-terminal cap-like domain-containing protein, with product MTADARLSEAMALLPDWLPHQHWFTGGRSAPLEVRPVAATLLHDGEPRVWHLLAEVTHADGADVYQVPLSVHTQRADRLDHVHLGHTADGHVYDALHDKEATAALLDHFADDAPRTAGLRFRVKPDVKVPYGEPSLVLPGEHHNTSLAYGNAALLKVFRRVDPGLNPDVELNEALTDAGSTLVAPFLGWVDGDWSGPGDDAPRSGSLAMLRGFLTTASDGWALATASVRDLYAEGDLHADEVGGDFAAEAYRLGMATARVHETLAEVLPSGTMAPSGLHELADAMTRRLDAAVATVPELEPFAIGLRSHYDVLRERTVEVAVQRVHGSYHLGQVLRTVLGWKLIDFEGELMAPAAERRAMHSPVRDIAQMLRSFDYAARHLLITDHPPDDPAHDQLAYRAHEWTQRNSEAFCAGYVSAAQLDPRDEPELLAAYETDTAVYEVVFEARRRPSWLPIPLAAVERLAGG from the coding sequence GTGACGGCCGACGCGCGGCTCTCCGAGGCGATGGCGCTGCTGCCCGACTGGCTGCCGCACCAGCACTGGTTCACCGGCGGGCGGTCCGCCCCGCTGGAGGTCCGGCCGGTGGCGGCCACGCTGCTGCACGACGGCGAGCCGCGGGTGTGGCACCTGCTGGCCGAGGTCACGCACGCCGACGGCGCCGACGTGTACCAGGTGCCGCTGTCGGTGCACACCCAGCGCGCCGACCGCCTCGACCACGTCCATCTCGGCCACACCGCCGACGGCCACGTCTACGACGCGCTGCACGACAAGGAGGCGACGGCGGCCCTGCTGGACCACTTCGCCGACGACGCGCCGCGGACGGCGGGCCTGCGCTTCCGCGTCAAGCCCGACGTCAAGGTGCCGTACGGCGAGCCGTCGCTGGTGCTGCCCGGCGAGCACCACAACACCAGCCTGGCCTACGGCAACGCGGCGCTGCTCAAGGTGTTCCGCCGGGTCGACCCCGGCCTGAACCCCGACGTCGAGCTGAACGAGGCGCTCACCGACGCCGGCAGCACGCTGGTCGCGCCGTTCCTGGGCTGGGTCGACGGCGACTGGTCGGGGCCGGGCGACGACGCGCCGCGGTCGGGCAGCCTGGCGATGCTGCGCGGCTTCCTGACCACGGCGTCCGACGGCTGGGCGCTGGCCACCGCGAGCGTGCGCGACCTCTACGCCGAGGGCGACCTCCACGCCGACGAGGTGGGCGGCGACTTCGCGGCCGAGGCGTACCGCCTGGGCATGGCGACGGCGCGGGTGCACGAGACGCTGGCCGAGGTGCTGCCCAGCGGCACCATGGCGCCGTCCGGACTGCACGAGCTGGCCGACGCCATGACCCGCCGGCTCGACGCCGCCGTCGCGACCGTGCCCGAGCTCGAGCCGTTCGCCATCGGGCTCCGCTCGCACTACGACGTGCTGCGCGAGCGCACCGTCGAGGTCGCCGTCCAGCGCGTCCACGGCAGCTACCACCTGGGCCAGGTGCTGCGCACCGTGCTGGGCTGGAAGCTGATCGACTTCGAGGGCGAGCTGATGGCGCCCGCGGCCGAGCGCCGGGCCATGCACTCCCCCGTCCGCGACATCGCGCAGATGCTCCGCTCGTTCGACTACGCAGCCCGGCACCTGCTGATCACCGACCACCCGCCGGACGACCCCGCGCACGACCAGCTGGCCTACCGTGCGCACGAGTGGACGCAGCGCAACAGCGAGGCGTTCTGCGCCGGCTACGTGTCGGCGGCGCAGCTCGACCCGCGCGACGAGCCGGAGCTGCTGGCCGCCTACGAGACCGACACCGCGGTCTACGAGGTGGTCTTCGAGGCCCGGCGGCGGCCCAGCTGGCTGCCGATCCCGCTGGCCGCGGTCGAGCGGCTGGCCGGCGGCTAG
- the glgP gene encoding alpha-glucan family phosphorylase — protein sequence MRAIRRLMVRTVLPEPLAALGELVTNLRWSWHQPTQELFAAVEPDLWAEVGHDPVRLLGEVRPERLAELAADPAFLGLVRAAHDDLQQYLTEARWYQDHDGGAPRGVAYFSPEFGITHVLPQYSGGLGILAGDHLKAASDLGVPIIGVGLLYRHGYFVQSLSREGWQQERYPVVDPDNLPLARLREADGTPAQVTVGMPGGRVLTAAVWVAQVGRVPLLLLDSYIDDNGPVERDVTDRLYGGSREHRLLQEMLLGVGGVRAVRAYCRITGAPAPEVFHTNEGHAGFLGLERIRELVEERGLTYEAAVEFTRAGTVFTTHTPVPAGIDRFPMDLVREHFGGDNASPSLSVEHILALGAEDYEGGDPSVFNMAVMGLRLAARANGVSTLHGEVSRGMFAGLWPSFDEREVPIGSITNGVHAPTWVAPEILRLEEKAVAGGGWTAATATVSDADLWTTKRALRARLVDAARTRLRDAWRGRGASEAELGWIDDVLDPGVLTIGFARRVPSYKRLTLMLRDPGRLKALLLHPERPVQFVIAGKAHPADDGGKRMIQEMVRFADDPEIRHRIVFLPDYGIGMAQDLYPGCDVWLNNPLRPYEACGTSGMKAALNAGLNLSIRDGWWDEWSDGLNGWDIPSAEGVEDPSYRDELEATALYELLENEIAPRFYDVDGEDVPRRWVDQLRHTLTTLGPKVQATRMVRDYVERLYRPAAQAGRTLNADFDGAVSLADWKEQVRAAWPQVRVEHVETTTADTFERGQTLRLHAFVTLGPLTPDDVDVQVVHGPVDDADTLREPAVTPMTLSERQDDGAYRFDGEVQLDRTGAFGYTVRIVPRHALLEDGAELGLAALPQ from the coding sequence GTGCGCGCGATCCGACGACTCATGGTCCGTACCGTCCTGCCCGAGCCGCTGGCCGCGCTCGGCGAACTCGTCACCAACCTGCGGTGGTCGTGGCACCAGCCGACGCAGGAGCTGTTCGCCGCCGTCGAGCCCGACCTGTGGGCCGAGGTCGGCCACGACCCCGTGCGGCTGCTCGGCGAGGTGCGCCCGGAGCGGCTGGCCGAGCTGGCCGCCGATCCCGCGTTCCTGGGGCTGGTCCGGGCCGCCCACGACGACCTCCAGCAGTACCTGACCGAGGCGCGCTGGTACCAGGACCACGACGGCGGCGCCCCGCGCGGCGTCGCGTACTTCTCGCCGGAGTTCGGCATCACCCACGTGCTGCCGCAGTACTCCGGCGGCCTGGGCATCCTGGCCGGCGACCACCTGAAGGCGGCCAGCGACCTCGGCGTGCCGATCATCGGCGTCGGGCTGCTGTACCGGCACGGGTACTTCGTGCAGTCGCTGTCGCGTGAGGGCTGGCAGCAGGAGCGCTACCCCGTCGTCGACCCCGACAACCTGCCGCTGGCGCGGCTGCGCGAGGCCGACGGCACGCCGGCGCAGGTCACCGTCGGCATGCCGGGTGGGCGGGTGCTGACCGCCGCCGTGTGGGTGGCGCAGGTCGGCCGGGTGCCGCTGCTGCTGCTCGACTCCTACATCGACGACAACGGGCCGGTCGAGCGCGACGTCACCGACCGGCTGTACGGCGGCAGCCGCGAGCACCGGCTGCTGCAAGAGATGCTGCTCGGCGTCGGCGGCGTGCGGGCGGTGAGGGCGTACTGCCGCATCACCGGCGCGCCGGCGCCGGAGGTGTTCCACACCAACGAGGGGCACGCCGGCTTCCTCGGGCTCGAGCGCATCCGCGAGCTGGTCGAGGAGCGCGGGCTGACGTACGAGGCGGCGGTCGAGTTCACCCGGGCCGGCACCGTGTTCACCACACACACGCCGGTGCCCGCCGGCATCGACCGGTTCCCGATGGACCTCGTCCGCGAGCACTTCGGCGGCGACAACGCCAGCCCGAGCCTGTCCGTCGAGCACATCCTGGCGCTGGGCGCCGAGGACTACGAGGGCGGCGACCCGTCCGTCTTCAACATGGCCGTCATGGGGCTGCGGCTCGCGGCCCGCGCCAACGGCGTCAGCACCCTGCACGGCGAGGTCAGCCGCGGCATGTTCGCCGGGCTGTGGCCGTCGTTCGACGAGCGCGAGGTGCCGATCGGCTCGATCACCAACGGCGTGCACGCGCCCACGTGGGTGGCGCCGGAGATCCTGCGGCTGGAGGAGAAGGCCGTCGCCGGCGGCGGCTGGACGGCCGCCACGGCCACCGTCTCCGACGCCGACCTGTGGACGACGAAGCGGGCGCTGCGGGCCCGGCTGGTCGACGCGGCGCGCACGCGGCTGCGCGACGCGTGGCGCGGGCGCGGTGCGTCGGAGGCCGAGCTGGGCTGGATCGACGACGTCCTCGACCCCGGCGTCCTCACCATCGGCTTCGCCCGCCGGGTGCCGTCGTACAAGCGGCTCACGCTGATGCTGCGCGACCCCGGCCGGCTCAAGGCGCTGCTGCTGCACCCGGAGCGTCCGGTCCAGTTCGTCATCGCCGGCAAGGCGCACCCGGCCGACGACGGCGGCAAGCGGATGATCCAGGAGATGGTCCGCTTCGCCGACGACCCCGAGATCCGGCACCGCATCGTGTTCCTGCCCGACTACGGCATCGGCATGGCGCAGGACCTCTACCCGGGCTGCGACGTGTGGCTGAACAACCCGCTACGCCCGTACGAAGCGTGCGGCACGTCCGGCATGAAGGCGGCGCTCAACGCCGGGCTGAACCTGTCCATCCGCGACGGCTGGTGGGACGAGTGGTCCGACGGCCTCAACGGCTGGGACATCCCGTCCGCCGAGGGCGTCGAGGACCCGTCCTACCGCGACGAGCTGGAGGCGACGGCGCTCTACGAGCTGCTGGAGAACGAGATCGCGCCCCGCTTCTACGACGTCGACGGCGAGGACGTCCCGCGCCGCTGGGTCGACCAGCTGCGCCACACCCTCACCACGCTCGGCCCGAAGGTGCAGGCCACCCGCATGGTCCGCGACTACGTCGAGCGGCTCTACCGGCCGGCGGCGCAGGCCGGGCGCACGCTGAACGCCGACTTCGACGGCGCGGTCTCGCTGGCGGACTGGAAGGAGCAGGTCCGCGCCGCCTGGCCGCAGGTCCGCGTCGAGCACGTCGAGACCACCACCGCCGACACCTTCGAGCGCGGCCAGACGCTGCGGCTGCACGCGTTCGTCACCCTCGGCCCGCTCACCCCCGACGACGTCGACGTCCAGGTCGTCCACGGCCCCGTCGACGACGCCGACACGCTGCGCGAACCCGCCGTCACCCCCATGACGCTGAGCGAACGCCAGGACGACGGCGCCTACCGCTTCGACGGCGAGGTGCAGCTCGACCGCACCGGCGCCTTCGGCTACACCGTCCGCATCGTCCCACGTCACGCCCTGCTGGAGGACGGCGCCGAGCTCGGGCTGGCCGCGCTCCCGCAGTGA
- the treS gene encoding maltose alpha-D-glucosyltransferase → MSETQQAWVLPARGTDPEWFKRAVFYEVLVRSFYDSQGDGIGDLEGLTRKLDYLQWLGVDCLWLPPFFPSPLRDGGYDVAAYMDVAPEFGTLEDFSQFVAAAHSRGMRVMTDLVMNHTSDQHPWFQASREDPDGPYGDFYVWADDDTGYPDVRIIFNDTETSNWTYDPVRRQYFWHRFFGHQPDLNFENPAVHEAMLDVVRFWLRLGVDGFRLDAVTYLYEREGTNGESLPETHAFLKKVRKVMDDEFPDTVLLCEANQWPSEMVEYFGDPEVGGDECHMAFNFPVMPRIFMAVRRESRYPISEIMAQTPQIPSGCQWGVFLRNHDELTLEMVTDEERDYMWSEYAKDPRMKANLGIRRRLAPLLENDMNQMKLFNALLLSLPGSPVLYYGDEIGMGDNIWLGDRDAVRTPMQWTPDRNAGFSTADPGRLDLPVVMDAVYGYQVTNVEAQLANKSSLLHWTQRMIEVRKQNPAFGLGDFVDLGGSNPTVLTYVRTFGDDIVLCVNNLSRFPQPVELDLRQYEGMQPVELIGSVRFPAIGELPYLLTLGSHGFYWFRLARLPEESMP, encoded by the coding sequence ATGAGCGAGACGCAGCAGGCCTGGGTCCTGCCCGCCCGCGGCACCGACCCCGAATGGTTCAAGCGTGCCGTCTTCTACGAGGTCCTGGTGCGGTCGTTCTACGACTCCCAGGGCGACGGCATCGGCGACCTCGAGGGGCTCACCCGCAAGCTCGACTACCTGCAGTGGCTGGGCGTCGACTGCCTGTGGCTGCCGCCGTTCTTCCCGTCGCCGCTGCGCGACGGCGGGTACGACGTCGCGGCCTACATGGACGTCGCGCCCGAGTTCGGCACGCTCGAGGACTTCTCCCAGTTCGTCGCGGCCGCGCACAGCCGGGGCATGCGGGTCATGACCGACCTCGTCATGAACCACACCAGTGACCAGCACCCGTGGTTCCAGGCCTCCCGCGAAGATCCGGACGGCCCGTACGGCGACTTCTACGTGTGGGCCGACGACGACACCGGCTACCCGGACGTCCGCATCATCTTCAACGACACCGAGACGTCCAACTGGACCTACGACCCGGTGCGCCGGCAGTACTTCTGGCACCGCTTCTTCGGCCACCAGCCCGACCTCAACTTCGAGAATCCGGCCGTGCACGAGGCCATGCTCGACGTCGTCCGGTTCTGGCTGCGCCTGGGGGTCGACGGCTTCCGGCTCGACGCCGTCACGTACCTCTACGAGAGGGAGGGCACCAACGGCGAGAGCCTGCCCGAGACGCACGCCTTCCTGAAGAAGGTGCGCAAGGTGATGGACGACGAGTTCCCCGACACCGTGCTGCTGTGCGAGGCCAACCAGTGGCCCAGCGAGATGGTCGAGTACTTCGGCGACCCCGAGGTCGGCGGCGACGAGTGCCACATGGCGTTCAACTTCCCCGTCATGCCACGCATCTTCATGGCGGTGCGGCGCGAGTCGCGCTACCCGATCAGCGAGATCATGGCGCAGACGCCGCAGATCCCGTCCGGCTGCCAGTGGGGCGTGTTCCTGCGCAACCACGACGAGCTGACGCTCGAGATGGTCACCGACGAGGAACGCGACTACATGTGGTCCGAGTACGCGAAGGACCCGCGGATGAAGGCCAACCTGGGCATCCGCCGGCGGCTCGCGCCGCTGCTCGAGAACGACATGAACCAGATGAAGCTGTTCAACGCGCTGCTGCTGTCGCTGCCCGGCTCGCCGGTGCTGTACTACGGCGACGAGATCGGCATGGGCGACAACATCTGGCTGGGCGACCGCGACGCCGTGCGCACCCCCATGCAGTGGACGCCCGATCGCAACGCCGGCTTCTCCACCGCCGACCCCGGCCGGCTGGACCTCCCGGTCGTCATGGACGCCGTCTACGGCTACCAGGTCACCAACGTCGAGGCGCAGCTGGCGAACAAGTCGTCGCTGCTGCACTGGACCCAGCGGATGATCGAGGTGCGCAAGCAGAACCCCGCGTTCGGCCTGGGCGACTTCGTCGACCTCGGCGGGTCGAACCCGACGGTGCTCACCTACGTGCGCACGTTCGGCGACGACATCGTGCTGTGCGTCAACAACCTGTCCCGGTTCCCGCAGCCGGTCGAGCTGGACCTGCGCCAGTACGAGGGCATGCAGCCGGTCGAGCTGATCGGCAGCGTGCGGTTCCCGGCCATCGGCGAGCTGCCGTACCTGCTGACCCTCGGCTCGCACGGGTTCTACTGGTTCCGGCTGGCCCGGCTGCCGGAGGAGTCGATGCCGTGA
- a CDS encoding COG4315 family predicted lipoprotein has translation MNTSLHTGPRRLRLIGVAAAALLALSACGSSSDSGSTTSETQTTDGIVGTREISDFGTVLTDADGNTLYTTDAEADGTIHCVDGCEDFWPPVAATSSDVPSDVSGVTGTFGVVARPDGSDQLTIDGKPLYTFSEDSGPGSFTGDGFEDDFQGTHFVWHAVTADGSAPSSEDTGGGYTY, from the coding sequence ATGAACACTTCGCTGCACACCGGGCCCCGGCGGCTCCGCCTGATCGGCGTGGCGGCCGCGGCCCTGCTCGCACTGAGCGCCTGCGGCTCGTCCTCGGACTCCGGGTCCACGACGTCCGAGACGCAGACGACGGACGGGATCGTCGGCACCCGGGAGATCTCCGACTTCGGCACCGTCCTCACCGACGCCGACGGCAACACGCTCTACACGACCGACGCCGAGGCCGACGGCACCATCCACTGCGTCGACGGCTGCGAGGACTTCTGGCCGCCGGTCGCCGCCACCTCGTCCGACGTCCCGTCCGACGTCTCCGGGGTCACCGGCACCTTCGGCGTGGTCGCCCGTCCGGACGGCAGTGACCAGCTCACCATCGACGGCAAGCCGCTGTACACGTTCTCCGAGGACTCCGGCCCCGGCTCCTTCACCGGCGACGGCTTCGAGGACGACTTCCAGGGCACCCACTTCGTGTGGCACGCCGTCACCGCCGACGGCTCCGCCCCGTCCAGCGAGGACACCGGCGGCGGCTACACCTACTGA
- a CDS encoding LVIVD repeat-containing protein, which produces MIGHRWRRRAAGLSVAALVSSGLALGAIGTSAADDGELLRDSSSEECANAEALEGAGDNFEENCLTESELADAQASSGILPVGGVAGSPNLSLETNLPKSGAFSAEGAFNSDLAFQGKYAFAGNYEGFTVYDIRNPRKPQLVVQVVCPGSQNDVSVYGDLLFLSTDSRWTDDSCSATNLPSVGDTAGRDYWEGMKIFDISDPRNPRYVSSVETKCGSHTHTLVPGDDSVYIYVSSYGPNAGLADCQPPHDKISIIDVPLDDPESAHVAAEPVLFPDAANQGRNTSGCHDITAYPHLGLAAGACMGDGIVMDITDPLDPVILDQVRDANFAFWHSATFNNDGTSIIFTDELGGGSGPTCNPTIGPNRGANAIYTWDGDSLEFASYYKIPREQAATENCVAHNGSLIPVPGKDIFVQAWYQGGISVFDFTDPYNPTEFAWFDRGPLDADRLILGGAWSTYYYNGYIYSNEIQRGFDVFNLRDPRVAPAKGTRYDEFNAQTQPVY; this is translated from the coding sequence ATGATCGGACATCGTTGGAGAAGGAGGGCGGCCGGGCTTTCCGTCGCCGCCCTGGTGAGCAGCGGTCTGGCCCTCGGAGCCATCGGGACCTCCGCCGCCGACGACGGTGAGCTCCTGCGGGACTCGTCCAGCGAGGAGTGCGCCAACGCCGAAGCGCTCGAGGGCGCCGGCGACAACTTCGAGGAGAACTGCCTCACCGAGTCGGAGCTCGCGGACGCCCAGGCGTCGTCGGGCATCCTGCCGGTCGGCGGCGTGGCCGGTTCGCCGAACCTCAGCCTGGAGACGAACCTGCCGAAGAGCGGCGCGTTCAGCGCCGAGGGCGCGTTCAACTCCGACCTCGCGTTCCAGGGCAAGTACGCCTTCGCCGGCAACTACGAGGGCTTCACGGTCTACGACATCCGCAACCCGCGCAAGCCGCAGCTGGTCGTCCAGGTGGTCTGCCCGGGTTCGCAGAACGACGTCTCCGTCTACGGAGACCTGCTCTTCCTGTCCACGGACTCCCGCTGGACCGACGACTCGTGCAGCGCGACGAACCTGCCGAGCGTCGGCGACACGGCCGGCCGGGACTACTGGGAGGGCATGAAGATCTTCGACATCAGCGACCCGCGCAACCCGCGGTACGTCTCGTCCGTCGAGACCAAGTGCGGTTCGCACACGCACACGCTGGTGCCGGGTGACGACAGCGTCTACATCTACGTCTCGTCGTACGGCCCGAACGCCGGACTGGCCGACTGCCAGCCGCCGCACGACAAGATCTCGATCATCGACGTCCCGCTGGACGACCCCGAGTCGGCGCACGTCGCGGCCGAGCCGGTGCTGTTCCCGGACGCCGCCAACCAGGGCCGCAACACCAGCGGCTGCCACGACATCACCGCCTACCCGCACCTCGGCCTGGCCGCCGGCGCGTGCATGGGCGACGGCATCGTCATGGACATCACCGACCCGCTCGACCCGGTGATCCTCGACCAGGTGCGCGACGCGAACTTCGCGTTCTGGCACTCGGCGACGTTCAACAACGACGGCACGTCGATCATCTTCACCGACGAGCTGGGCGGCGGCAGCGGCCCCACCTGCAACCCGACGATCGGCCCGAACCGCGGCGCCAACGCCATCTACACGTGGGACGGCGACTCGCTGGAGTTCGCGTCGTACTACAAGATCCCGCGTGAGCAGGCGGCCACGGAGAACTGCGTGGCGCACAACGGCTCGCTGATCCCGGTGCCGGGCAAGGACATCTTCGTCCAGGCGTGGTACCAGGGCGGCATCTCGGTGTTCGACTTCACCGACCCGTACAACCCCACCGAGTTCGCCTGGTTCGACCGCGGCCCGCTCGACGCCGACCGGCTGATCCTCGGCGGCGCGTGGTCGACGTACTACTACAACGGCTACATCTACTCGAACGAGATCCAGCGCGGCTTCGACGTCTTCAACCTCAGGGACCCGAGGGTCGCGCCGGCCAAGGGCACGCGCTACGACGAGTTCAACGCTCAGACGCAGCCCGTGTACTGA
- a CDS encoding DUF305 domain-containing protein gives MRRATLGTTTAAAVAALLTLAGCSGDDDTGRGAAPSTSTVTADSRVIQPGRPGETADVVEPGEDLEIVEGGHSETDVRFVEQMIPHHRQAVTMAELAADRAQDERVLLVADRVMAAQGPEIAVLENWLTERDLPVPAESADHDHGLPGMITPLQLEQLGNTSGAEFDELFLTYMSQHHAGAIDMAAAELNSGSNTLVLELAGDVSVEQGIEIDRMREILDSL, from the coding sequence ATGCGGCGCGCGACCCTCGGCACGACCACCGCTGCAGCGGTCGCCGCCCTGCTCACGCTGGCCGGGTGCAGCGGCGACGACGACACCGGCCGCGGCGCCGCGCCGAGCACGTCCACCGTCACGGCCGACTCCCGGGTGATCCAGCCGGGACGGCCGGGCGAGACGGCGGACGTCGTCGAGCCGGGCGAGGACCTCGAGATCGTCGAGGGCGGCCACAGCGAGACCGACGTCCGGTTCGTCGAGCAGATGATCCCGCACCACCGTCAGGCCGTCACGATGGCCGAGCTGGCCGCCGACCGCGCGCAGGACGAACGCGTGCTGCTGGTCGCCGACCGCGTCATGGCCGCACAGGGCCCGGAGATCGCCGTCCTGGAGAACTGGCTCACCGAGCGCGACCTGCCGGTCCCGGCCGAGAGCGCCGACCACGACCACGGCCTGCCCGGCATGATCACGCCGCTGCAGCTGGAGCAGCTGGGCAACACCAGCGGCGCGGAGTTCGACGAGCTGTTCCTCACCTACATGAGCCAGCACCACGCCGGCGCCATCGACATGGCCGCCGCCGAACTGAACAGCGGCTCCAACACGCTCGTGCTGGAGCTGGCCGGCGACGTGAGCGTCGAGCAGGGCATCGAGATCGACCGCATGCGCGAGATCCTGGACAGCCTCTGA
- a CDS encoding type IV toxin-antitoxin system AbiEi family antitoxin domain-containing protein yields the protein MSRDRARSLALAQDGLITRRQALAAGMSPDAVRHALRPGGPWTRVLPGIYAAFNGPLGSSHRRRAAVLHGGPGAAISGAWACELNGLRYGPPAGDAVDVLVPAPSGRRDLGFVRICRTTRMPRARWWIDEDVVDVPLDVLLDRLDETPAPGAVPIVPAARAVVETVVRSALLPAGWQPVCRSPDGCPGCWDEPDLHRTLALRNVRALMCEVVQRRRAALTALRAEVAAAPRRGGALARFAMKDIEAGCRSAPECELRDLVGASRVLPEPRWNQVLPGHRGIHPDACWQRARLVVEVDSRSFHGFGDAPARTEERRARYAALSWRVLPVSPARLRSEPAAVLREIEAAYLAGNR from the coding sequence GTGTCCCGTGACCGCGCGCGCTCGCTCGCACTCGCCCAGGACGGGCTGATCACCCGCAGGCAGGCTCTGGCCGCCGGCATGAGCCCGGACGCGGTCCGCCATGCCCTGCGACCCGGCGGTCCGTGGACGCGGGTCCTCCCCGGGATCTACGCCGCCTTCAACGGACCGCTCGGTTCGTCGCACCGGCGCCGGGCGGCCGTCCTGCACGGCGGGCCCGGCGCCGCGATCAGCGGTGCGTGGGCGTGTGAGCTGAACGGCCTGCGCTACGGGCCACCCGCGGGCGACGCCGTGGACGTGCTCGTCCCAGCCCCGTCAGGCCGCCGTGACCTGGGCTTCGTCCGGATCTGCCGCACGACCCGGATGCCGCGAGCGCGCTGGTGGATCGACGAGGACGTGGTCGACGTGCCGCTCGATGTGTTGCTGGACCGGCTCGACGAGACGCCGGCGCCGGGCGCCGTCCCGATCGTGCCCGCTGCTCGCGCCGTGGTCGAGACCGTCGTCCGCTCCGCCCTTCTACCGGCGGGCTGGCAGCCGGTGTGCCGCTCGCCCGACGGGTGCCCGGGCTGCTGGGACGAGCCGGACCTGCACCGCACCCTCGCCCTGCGCAACGTGCGCGCGCTCATGTGCGAGGTGGTGCAGCGCCGCCGGGCCGCGCTCACCGCCCTGCGGGCCGAGGTGGCCGCCGCCCCGCGTCGCGGCGGCGCGCTTGCCCGGTTCGCGATGAAGGACATCGAGGCCGGTTGCCGGTCCGCACCCGAATGCGAGCTGCGCGACCTCGTCGGCGCCAGCCGGGTGCTGCCCGAGCCGCGCTGGAATCAGGTACTCCCCGGCCACCGCGGCATCCACCCCGATGCCTGCTGGCAACGGGCCCGCCTCGTCGTCGAGGTCGACTCGCGCAGCTTCCACGGCTTCGGAGACGCGCCGGCGCGCACCGAAGAGCGCCGGGCCCGCTACGCCGCGCTCAGCTGGCGGGTGCTGCCGGTCTCCCCCGCACGGCTTCGGAGCGAGCCGGCCGCCGTCCTGCGGGAGATCGAGGCGGCCTATCTGGCCGGCAACCGGTGA